The following DNA comes from Candidatus Cybelea sp..
CGACGATGATTTTCCGCACTTATAGTTCGACGAAGGAACCGGATTGGACCAGACCGTCGCCCCGGTGCTTGCGTTGATCGCGTACATCGTCGATCCGTACTGCGAGCCGGCGTAGATGATATTCGTCGCCTGCCCGCCGACGTTGACGCCGTAGGCGTATACCGGCTCGTGAACCATCGTCGAGCCGACGTTGTAGACCCAGACTTGCTGCAGCGATCCGACGTTATTCGGCGAGATCATCGTCTCGTTTGGATTGTAGCCCGTGCGCTGCAGGTCGAAGCCGAATGAATCCCAGTCGGTAGCCGCTGCCGGCGTCGCCGTCGGGCTCGGTGAAGGCGAGGGCGTCGCTCCCTGGCCGCTCGTCCCGGCGATGTAGTGGTTTTGAACCTGCGCTGCCGTCAACGCTTTTCCGGCGTATACCGCGACTTCATCGAGCGTTCCATTGAACGCCGGATCGCTGTGCCCGGCGTCGTTGCCGATCGAAAATCCGTACTGCGGCGAGTAGTTCTTGAAGGTGCCCGAGAGCGTTGCGGTTGCGTTTTGCACGCCGTTGATGTAGAGGCGCCCGGTCGTCCCGTCATAGGTTCCGGCGACGTAGTAACTCGTGTTGGGCGAAAGATGAATCGTCGAGCCGACTTCCAAGACGCCGGCGGTTGTGTAAAACTGCGCGAGAATCTGTCCGCTTGCCCTGAAGAACAGTCCGTAGGGCGCGTACAAGGAATCGCTCCCGTACCCGACGGCGAATGTGTACGTCGCCGGCGTCTTGGGAAAGGAGAGCCAGGCCTCGAGTGAGACCGCCGAAGCGGGCTGCAGCTTCGCGGTCGCCGGAACGGAGACCGTGCCGGCCGCGGAGGCAGTGCCCGGGAAGCTCATCGCCGCATCGGCATACGCGGCGAGCAGGCCGGCGGCGCCGGTGTTCACCGACGAACCGACCGAACCTTTGAGTCCGTTTCCGCTCGCATCGGCAGCGGTCGTTCCGGTATCGTCGAGGTGGTAGTACGCCGTCGGTCCGTCGCCCAGAACGACGGTCGGGTAGTTGCCGTTGCCCGTCGGCACCGGCGTCGGCGTCGGCGCCGGCGTTGCCGTTGGGGCCGGAGTCGGACTCGGCGTCGGCGACGCACCGGTCGCGCCCGCAGTGTAATGATTGGCGACCTGCGCTGCGGTCAGCGTCTGGTTTGCGTAGATGGCCACCTCGTCGAGCGTACCCGCGAAGGCCGGGTCGGCGAACGCCGCGTCGTCGCCGATCGCAAAGCCGAAGTTCTTGACGTACCCGGTCAGCGTGCCCGATTTGTTGGCGTCCGCCGCCAGAACGCCGTTGACGTAAATACTCCCGGTCGTTCCGTTGTACGTGCTCACGACGTGGTACGTCGTGTTGGCGGCCAGCGCCGGCCCCACGACCTCGAGAACGCCGCCGGTCGTATTGAATTGGGCGACGATCGTTCCGCCCGACCGGAAGAAGAGGTCGAAGGGTGCGTCGCCGCGATCGCTTCCGTACGCGACGGCCACGGTGTAGATCTTCGGCACCTTGGTAAAACTCAGCCACGTTTCGAGTGAGGCGTTCGTCGCCGGCTCCATGGCTTTGATCTCCGGAAAACTGACGATGCCCGCGGCCGTCGCGGTGCCGGG
Coding sequences within:
- a CDS encoding LamG-like jellyroll fold domain-containing protein — its product is MLDAGKRAYVFAFLSLVLLSIVVACSGHNSSLPPMAAARRGHVHQNDASQNYATVILGDKPTGYYRLDDTGAVAADTSGNGYAGAVGASVQESATGLIAGSDNAMALPGTATAAGIVSFPEIKAMEPATNASLETWLSFTKVPKIYTVAVAYGSDRGDAPFDLFFRSGGTIVAQFNTTGGVLEVVGPALAANTTYHVVSTYNGTTGSIYVNGVLAADANKSGTLTGYVKNFGFAIGDDAAFADPAFAGTLDEVAIYANQTLTAAQVANHYTAGATGASPTPSPTPAPTATPAPTPTPVPTGNGNYPTVVLGDGPTAYYHLDDTGTTAADASGNGLKGSVGSSVNTGAAGLLAAYADAAMSFPGTASAAGTVSVPATAKLQPASAVSLEAWLSFPKTPATYTFAVGYGSDSLYAPYGLFFRASGQILAQFYTTAGVLEVGSTIHLSPNTSYYVAGTYDGTTGRLYINGVQNATATLSGTFKNYSPQYGFSIGNDAGHSDPAFNGTLDEVAVYAGKALTAAQVQNHYIAGTSGQGATPSPSPSPTATPAAATDWDSFGFDLQRTGYNPNETMISPNNVGSLQQVWVYNVGSTMVHEPVYAYGVNVGGQATNIIYAGSQYGSTMYAINASTGATVWSNPVPSSNYKCGKSSSQFGVGETPAIDRGKNLLYFTDGQNQVHAVDLATGKEAGGWPLTVADYTPDHNFMHGGLTYNPANGILYGVSGSTCDISPWYGRIVAINTTGPVIAGTFFTMSGNATQGASGGGIWGPGGGSIDPSNNDVFIATGNADTSTGGSQSATYAEQVLALSPTLGTVLANNYPTNIPSVVGDDDFDFGATPLIFQPPGCPTLVAAINKSGMFELYDESTISSGPVQYLAMSVPTDNASFVGVPAYDPATRYVYVGMPSTDGPYQPGLAAFSLQSNCTLNPTPAWAASFGPDGAGGDQTPRSPISIANGVVYVGNYTGDTEYAFSATSGTLLWTEPLSSWGNVGTVIANGMAYVSAADGTITAWALPGQAQILRKRVRANKHSFVPRHHHGPRDSWSPWNNSAHITSPSNRHRPPRP